The following are encoded in a window of Podospora pseudoanserina strain CBS 124.78 chromosome 6, whole genome shotgun sequence genomic DNA:
- a CDS encoding hypothetical protein (COG:U; EggNog:ENOG503NUEJ) has product MSYSGYPPYGQPPPQQGGYYQQPPPGQQYGAPPPQGQYYQQPPPQSYGQPPPPQPYGAPSPQPYGAPSPQPYGAPPPAQPYGAPPPAQPYGAPPPGQPYGAPPPQPYGAPSPAHQYPAQGAYGAPPPQQGYGQPPPPQGAYGQPPAQYTQYGHQYPPTPASPGYGPPQIIAWSPDADAQGLRAAMKGFGTDERALIRILANKDPHQIRTLRDAYSRIHRRDLEKDIKSEVSGWFETGLISIVRGPLLHDVHLLRDAMAGIGTKEAVLNDVLLGRSNADMNAIKGEYHRVFRRRLEDDVKGDLSMKTERHFMIVLGATRAEDSAPVVKMEIDRDVNDLYNATEGKVGTDEMKVCSILSTRNDNQIRAIAYEYQQKYARSLEDVIRREFSGHMEDALLFQLRQGLDKYMHHAALLEDAMAGAGTKDHLLTSRIIRYHWDRTHMQNVRGAYEKRYHRSLVSRVRGETSGDYERLLLACLGEAV; this is encoded by the exons ATGTCTTACTCAGGATACCCTCCGTACGGCC AACCCCCTCCGCAACAAGGGGGTTACTACCAGCAACCACCGCCCGGCCAGCAATacggcgctcctcctcctcaaggccAGTACTATCaacagccccctccccagagCTACGGAcagcctcccccccctcaaccataCGGTGCCCCCTCGCCCCAGCCATATGGcgcgccatcaccacaaccataCGGCGCTCCCCCACCCGCCCAGCCATACggtgctcctccacctgcccaACCATACGGCGCTCCTCCCCCGGGCCAACCGTacggcgctcctcctccgcaaccgTACGGCGCGCCCTCCCCGGCTCACCAATACCCTGCTCAAGGTGCTTacggcgctcctcctccccagcaaggATACGgtcaacccccaccacctcaagGCGCTTACGGTCAACCTCCTGCCCAGTACACACAGTACGGCCATCAATATCCCCCGACACCTGCCTCGCCAGGCTATGGCCCCCCTCAAATCATCGCTTGGAGCCCCGATGCCGACGCTCAGGGCTTGCGGGCCGCCATGAAGGGCTTTGGCACAGATGAAAGAGCTCTAATCCgcatcctcgccaacaaggaTCCCCACCAGATCCGCACCCTCCGCGACGCCTACAGCCGAATCCACCGTCGCGATCTCGAAAAGGATATCAAGAGTGAAGTTTCCGGTTGGTTCGAGACGGGCCTCATCTCCATCGTCCGCGGCCCTCTCCTTCACGATGTCCACCTTTTGCGCGATGCCATGGCTGGTATTGGCACAAAGGAGGCGGTTCTGAACGATGTCTTGCTTGGCAGGTCAAACGCCGATATGAACGCCATCAAGGGTGAATATCACCGCGTGTTTAGAAGGCGtcttgaggatgatgtcAAGGGTGATTTGAGCATGAAGACGGAGAGGCATTTCATGATTGTGCTGGGGGCGACGAGGGCGGAGGActcggcgccggtggtgaagatggagattGATAGGGATGTGAATGACCTTTACAATGCGACCGAGGGCAAGGTCGGGACGGATGAGATGAAGGTGTGCAGTATTTTGAGCACGAGGAACGACAACCAGATTCGGGCTATTGCGTATGAGTACCAGCAGAAGTATGCTAGGAGTTTGGAGGATGTTATTCGCAGG GAATTCTCTGGACACATGGAAGATGCTCTTCTTTTCCAGCTTCGGCAGGGACTCGACAAGTACATGCATCATGCTGCGCTCCTTGAGGATGCTATGGCTGGCGCTGGGACCAAGGACCACCTTTTGACCAGCCGCATTATCAGATATCACTGGGACCGCACTCACATGCAGAACGTGCGCGGTGCCTACGAGAAGAGATATCACAGAAGTCTCGTTAGCAGAGTCAGGGGTGAAACCAGTGGTGATTATGAGAGGCTGTTGCTCGCCTGTCTTGGCGAGGCTGTTTAA